The window CTCAAAATTGCCCACCGCGCCTATGTGCTGGAAACCGGAAGAGTTGTTCTGGAGGGAGACGCCAAGGAACTGGCGGATTCGGAAGAAATCAAAATGGCTTATCTTGGCCACTAGGCAGACTTACCTAATACGGCATCAAAGATCCAACATATAAAAAATTATATTATCAGGAGGCTGGGAGAAACTATGAAGAAAATTGGGGCCATTATTTTGTCAACCGTACTGACTGCGGTATTAGCATCAGGCTGCGGCAACAACAACACAGAGAACAGCAGTAACTCTGCAAACGGCGGAAATGCTGCCGGAGGCACAATCAAAATCGGTGCTGACCTTGAACTCACAGGCGGCCAGGCTTCTTTCGGCGACTCCGCATCTAAAGGGGCTAAGCTGGCTGTTCAGCAGATTAACGAAGCTGGCGGCATTCTGGGCAAGCAACTGGAATTGGTCGTAGCCGACAACGCCTCGAAATCCGAGGAAGCTACGCAGGCTGCGCAAAAACTGATTACCAACGATAAAGTAGTTACTATTATCGGTGCTTCCACATCGACCAACACACTGGGTATTGTTCCGGTTGCTACGGAGAAAAAAATCCCTCTCGTAGCTGTAGGAGCTACCAATCCTAAAGTAACCGTTGATGAGCGCAGTGGTGATGTGAATGAATGGGTATTCCGCGCAGCATTTATCGATCCTTTCCAAGGTCAGGTTATGGCTAACTTTGCGACCAATAACCTTAGCGCCAAAACTGCTGTAATCTACACAGACACATCGAGTGACTATTCGAAGGGTCTGCAGAAATTCTTTGAAGAAACCTTCAAAGCCAATGGCGGAGAAGTAC of the Paenibacillus pedocola genome contains:
- a CDS encoding ABC transporter substrate-binding protein translates to MKKIGAIILSTVLTAVLASGCGNNNTENSSNSANGGNAAGGTIKIGADLELTGGQASFGDSASKGAKLAVQQINEAGGILGKQLELVVADNASKSEEATQAAQKLITNDKVVTIIGASTSTNTLGIVPVATEKKIPLVAVGATNPKVTVDERSGDVNEWVFRAAFIDPFQGQVMANFATNNLSAKTAVIYTDTSSDYSKGLQKFFEETFKANGGEVLSQESYQQKDSDFKAVLTRIKEANPDVIYLPGYYEEVGKIVKQAREMGITVPFLGGDGWDSPQLAEIAGAAALENTYMSNHYSPEDTATEVTSFVEAYKAANGGAVPDGMAALGYDALKLVADAITRAGEADPAKIKDALAATKDLQLATGKITLNETHDPVKAAVVLKFVNGVQTFEAKVNP